A window from Pseudoliparis swirei isolate HS2019 ecotype Mariana Trench chromosome 17, NWPU_hadal_v1, whole genome shotgun sequence encodes these proteins:
- the nkx2.3 gene encoding homeobox protein Nkx-2.3, translating into MLPSPLITSSSTPFSVKDILKVELQQQSQQQLQFISCFGLSRARSPPGVSPNKLFRSHSPPSCMLAGRDSPSPLSSGLSEVEERMSYLNKLTAQDRLAESGLPGEVFGHPAQNHSADLRLETEQEERESKSCGALRGDSEDPEKPATKQQRTRRKPRVLFSQAQVFELERRFKQQRYLSAPEREHLASSLKLTSTQVKIWFQNRRYKCKRQRQDKSLEMAGHHHHHHHPPPPPRRVAVPVLVRDGRPCLTGSQNYNTSYIVGAPNPYSYNGYPAYSYNNSVYTNTYSCTYSSLPALPPNNTPANAFMNMNLGNLGAQSQSQAPQGPLVTPCQGALQGIRAW; encoded by the exons ATGCTTCCCAGCCCGCTCATAACTTCTTCCAGCACGCCTTTCTCTGTGAAGGATATTCTGAAGGTAGAGTTGCAGCAACAAtctcagcagcagctccagttTATCTCCTGCTTCGGGCTCTCCCGTGCGCGGTCACCGCCGGGAGTTTCCCCAAATAAACTGTTCCGCTCTCACTCCCCGCCCTCCTGCATGTTGGCCGGCAGGGACAGTCCAAGTCCCCTCAGCTCCGGTCTCTCGGAGGTCGAGGAGAGGATGTCGTACCTCAACAAGCTCACGGCTCAGGACCGGCTGGCAGAGTCCGGTCTGCCGGGGGAGGTGTTCGGCCACCCGGCGCAGAACCACTCTGCAGACCTCCGGCTGGAGACCGAacaggaggagcgagagagca AGAGCTGCGGTGCGCTGCGGGGTGACAGTGAGGACCCAGAGAAGCCCGCCACcaagcagcagaggaccaggaggaaacCCCGGGTCCTTTTCTCCCAGGCTCAGGTGTTTGAGCTGGAACGGCGATTCAAGCAGCAGCGTTACCTGTCCGCCCCGGAGAGGGAGCACTTGGCCAGCTCGCTGAAACTCACCTCCACCCAGGTCAAGATCTGGTTCCAGAACAGGAGGTACAAATGCAAGAGGCAGCGGCAGGACAAGAGCCTGGAGATGGCaggtcatcaccatcaccaccaccaccccccgccgccgccccgcAGGGTGGCTGTCCCGGTGCTGGTGCGGGACGGGCGGCCTTGTCTGACTGGATCTCAGAACTATAACACTTCTTACATAGTCGGAGCTCCAAACCCGTACAGCTACAACGGCTATCCAGCCTACAGCTACAACAACTCGGTGTATACTAACACGTACTCTTGTACTTATTCCAGTTTACCGGCTCTGCCGCCGAACAACACTCCTGCTAATGCTTTTATGAACATGAATTTGGGAAACCTTGGTGCACAGTCGCAAAGCCAGGCGCCCCAAGGACCACTTGTCACACCCTGCCAGGGAGCTCTGCAGGGCATCCGGGCATGGTAG
- the nkx3.3 gene encoding NK3 homeobox 3 translates to MTLSFSSFSIKDILTGRDAREKRVTRFTAERNTGTGHATRVPDRSRQDADDTRIHPERLPADHRLSAGNLRPGTDIDEAAGKETGFRGVVDQHPHVERDERPKEEAEEEGCPHSRETVSCSSDEQRCRPGTKKRSRAAFSHAQVYELERRFNVQRYLSGPERADLAEALKLTETQVKIWFQNRRYKTKRRQMAAELVPYGSPKTVAVQLVRDNLKQYHHQANGVHIPMTVPLYHQYHTYLHYYCQPWSMSSMSCGGMLT, encoded by the exons ATGACATTAAGTTTTTCGTCCTTCTCCATCAAAGACATCCTCACAGGACGTGATGCCCGAGAGAAGCGCGTTACTAGGTTTACAGCAGAGCGCAACACCGGCACCGGGCACGCTACGAGAGTCCCCGATCGGTCACGCCAAGACGCGGATGACACCCGCATCCACCcggagagacttcctgctgatCACAGGCTCTCTGCTGGAAACCTCCGACCCGGTACCGACATCGACGAGGCCGCAGGAAAGGAGACGGGGTTTAGAG GCGTTGTAGACCAGCATCCACACGTGGAGCGGGATGAACGGCCGAAAGAGGAGGCAGAAGAGGAGGGATGTCCCCACAGCCGTGAGACCGTCAGCTGTTCGTCCGATGAGCAGCGGTGCAGACCCGGAACGAAGAAGCGCTCCAGGGCGGCCTTCTCTCACGCACAGGTCTACGAGCTGGAGCGCCGGTTCAACGTGCAGCGGTACCTCTCAGGTCCTGAACGGGCCGATCTGGCAGAAGCTCTGAAACTCACCGAGACCCAGGTGAAAATCTGGTTTCAGAACCGGAGATATAAAACCAAACGGCGCCAGATGGCGGCCGAGCTGGTTCCGTATGGTTCTCCAAAGACAGTCGCAGTGCAGCTGGTGAGGGACAATCTCAAGCAGTACCACCACCAGGCGAATGGAGTACACATCCCAATGACGGTGCCACTGTACCACCAGTACCACACCTACCTGCACTACTACTGCCAGCCCTGGAGCATGAGCAGCATGTCCTGTGGAGGGATGCTCACATGA
- the slc25a28 gene encoding mitoferrin-2, with amino-acid sequence MEADGFLRRRRMTAETTGSDPGVAGASAGAEVRWLGGRFWGVSESIVGSLTPRIGGETELQTVDFIRSAQDAQTEDTEPDYEGLPQGASTSTHMLAGAVAGIMEHCIMFPIDCVKTRMQSLQPDPAARYRNVMDALRRIVATEGVWRPMRGLNATAVGAGPAHALYFASYEKLKKTLSDVIHPGANSHLANGTAGCAATLLHDAIMNPTEVVKQRMQMYNSPYRGVMDCVRAVWQKEGPAAFYRSYTTQLTMNVPFQALHFMTYEYLQELLNPHRQYNPSSHMVSGALAGAIAAATTTPLDVCKTLLNTQESLALSSLSSGQGPGQSQGAHRHISGLAHAFRTVYRLGGLKGFFRGVQARIIYQMPSTAISWSVYEFFKYGLTKHQHNKRRTQHMEAEI; translated from the exons ATGGAAGCAGATGGATTTCTGAGGAGACGTCGGATGACAGCGGAGACTACAGGCAGTGATCCCGGGGTTGCTGGTGCATCTGCCGGGGCAGAAGTTCGATGGCTTGGGGGCAGATTCTGGGGAGTTTCGGAAAGTATCGTGGGCAGCTTGACACCCCGGATCGGAGGGGAAACGGAGCTACAGACTGTTGATTTCATCCGCAGCGCACAAGACGCACAAACAGAGGACACTGAGCCAGACTATGAGGGTCTGCCGCAGGGAGCCTCCACCAGCACCCACATGTTGGCCGGAGCCGTGGCCGGGATCATGGAGCATTGCATCATGTTCCCCATCGACTGTGTCAAG ACACGCATGCAGAGCCTCCAGCCCGACCCCGCAGCCCGCTACAGGAACGTGATGGATGCTCTTCGCCGAATTGTTGCCACAGAGGGAGTCTGGCGACCAATGAGAGGGCTGAATGCAACTGCAGTTGGGGCAGGACCTGCTCATGCCCTCTATTTTGCCAGCTATGAGAAACTCAAAAAGACTCTAAGTGATGTCATTCACCCAGGGGCTAACAGTCATTTGGCTAATG GAACGGCTGGGTGTGCGGCCACACTGCTTCACGATGCAATCATGAACCCAACTGAAG TTGTGAAGCAGCGCATGCAGATGTATAATTCGCCGTACCGAGGCGTGATGGACTGTGTCCGCGCTGTGTGGCAGAAAGAGGGCCCCGCTGCATTCTACCGCAGCTACACCACCCAGCTCACCATGAACGTGCCCTTCCAGGCGCTCCACTTTATGACTTATGAATATCTCCAGGAGCTGCTCAACCCCCACAGACAATACAATCCCTCATCCCACATGGTGTCCGGAGCTTTGGCTGGTGCCATCGCGGCTGCGACCACCACACCTCTGGACGTCTGCAAGACCCTGCTCAACACCCAGGAGTCTCTAGCCCTCAGCTCCCTGTCTTCCGGCCAAGGCCCCGGCCAGAGCCAAGGAGCCCACAGACACATCTCAGGCCTGGCCCACGCCTTCAGGACTGTTTACAGGCTGGGCGGCCTGAAGGGCTTCTTCAGGGGAGTACAGGCGAGGATCATCTACCAGATGCCCTCCACAGCAATCAGCTGGTCGGTCTATGAGTTCTTCAAGTATGGACTCACCAAGCACCAGCACAATAAGAGGAGAACGCAGCACATGGAGGCTGAAATCTAA